Proteins encoded within one genomic window of Cucumis sativus cultivar 9930 chromosome 3, Cucumber_9930_V3, whole genome shotgun sequence:
- the LOC101208663 gene encoding uncharacterized protein LOC101208663 — protein MEHSATRRRLASTTENAWCRALPGGTGTGILALSSTEPPSLQRFEHALHKLQNSHPVLKSKLHFNHTSSTFSFLTSPTPFVQLKIFGIPETSKILLNDQNAVDGNLSISPFQILLERELNDNTAWRSLNSSGSDAAADILFVNLYEVGIGKWVAIFRLHVAACDRTTAVSLLEELLVLMTSDGGGGGEKKWEVERGLEELVPRNLMKKPLLARGLNMLSHSVNSFRLTNLKFKDVKSARRSQLARFQINQTETHKILSECKLRGIKLSSVLVAAGLVAAHSSGSHGFDRHHHRKYGIITLVDCRRFLEPPLTSHDFGFYHAAIFNSYTIKGGEDLWELAERVSTTVEASKNSNKHFTDMSDLNFLMCRAIENPNLTASGAMRTSLMTIFEDTVFDNSGGMQKDIGINDYVGCASIHGIGPSAAMFDSVRNGRLDCSCIYPSPLHSRDQMEALLTNIKTLLVKG, from the exons ATGGAGCATTCCGCCACCCGCCGTCGACTCGCCTCCACCACCGAAAACGCCTGGTGTCGCGCCCTTCCTGGCGGCACCGGCACCGGTATCCTAGCATTGTCCTCCACCGAGCCCCCAAGCCTTCAACGTTTCGAACATGCCCTTCACAAACTCCAAAATTCTCATCCTGTCCTAAAATCCAAACTCCATTTCAACCACACTTCTTCCACTTTCTCCTTCCTTACTTCACCCACTCCCTTCGTTCAACTCAAAATCTTCGGGATTCCAGAAACGTCCAAAATCCTCCTTAACGACCAAAATGCTGTTGACGGCAACCTTTCCATTTCCCCTTTTCAGATTCTCCTCGAACGTGAACTCAACGACAACACCGCCTGGCGGAGTCTAAACTCCTCCGGCTCCGACGCAGCGGCggatattttgtttgttaactTGTACGAAGTTGGGATAGGGAAATGGGTGGCTATATTCCGACTACACGTAGCGGCATGTGACCGAACCACGGCGGTGTCGTTGCTGGAAGAGCTGCTTGTTTTGATGACCAGCGACGGTGGTGGTGGCGGAGAGAAAAAATGGGAAGTGGAGCGGGGATTAGAGGAACTTGTTCCTAGAAATTTAATGAAGAAGCCATTGTTGGCCAGAGGATTGAACATGCTTAGCCACTCCGTGAATTCGTTCAGATTAACGAATCTGAAATTCAAAGATGTAAAATCTGCGAGACGATCGCAGTTGGCTAGGTTTCAGATCAACCAAACCGAAACGCACAAGATTCTCTCC GAGTGCAAATTGAGAGGGATAAAATTGAGTTCAGTGTTGGTTGCGGCGGGGCTGGTGGCGGCTCACAGCTCCGGCAGCCACGGGTTCGACCGCCACCACCACCGGAAGTACGGAATCATAACGCTAGTAGACTGCCGGCGGTTTCTTGAGCCTCCGCTGACCTCCCACGATTTCG GATTTTATCATGCTGCCATCTTTAACTCTTACACCATAAAAGGAGGAGAAGACCTGTGGGAGCTAGCAGAGAGAGTCTCCACAACAGTGGAGGCTTCCAAGAATTCAAACAAGCACTTCACCGACATGTCGGACCTGAACTTTCTGATGTGCCGTGCCATCGAGAATCCGAACCTCACGGCCTCGGGGGCAATGAGGACTTCGCTAATGACTATATTTGAAGACACGGTTTTTGACAATTCAGGTGGAATGCAGAAGGATATCGGGATTAATGACTACGTAGGTTGCGCCTCCATCCATGGCATTGGACCCTCCGCTGCCATGTTTGACAGTGTTAGAAATGGACGGCTAGACTGTTCGTGTATTTACCCATCTCCATTGCACTCTCGGGACCAAATGGAGGCCCTGCTTACTAACATCAAGACTCTTCTTGTTAAAGGATGA
- the LOC101203106 gene encoding kinesin-like protein KIN-5C — translation MSGRHEKEKGVNVQVLLRCRPFSEEELRSNAPQVVTCNDYSREVTVSQNIAGKHFDRVFTFDKVFGPSAKQRDLYDQAVVPIVNEVLEGFNCTIFAYGQTGTGKTYTMEGECKRSKSGPNGELPPEAGVIPRTVQQIFDTLEGQNAEYSVKVTFLELYNEEITDLLAPEEITKVALEEKQKKQLPLMEDGKGGVLVRGLEEEIVTSASEIFSLLERGSAKRRTAETLLNKQSSRSHSLFSITIHIKEATPEGEELIKCGKLNLVDLAGSENISRSGAREGRAREAGEINKSLLTLGRVINALVEHLGHIPYRDSKLTRLLRDSLGGRTKTCIIATVSPAVHCLEETLSTLDYAHRAKNIKNKPEVNQKMMKSTLIKDLYGEIDRLKAEVYAAREKNGVYIPKERYQQEESERKAMADQIEQMGVTIETYQKQLEELQEKYNIQSVHCSDLSKKLDSTEKTLCQTQKLLSSTEEELKKCQYFLKEKDFVISEQRKAENALAHQACVLRSDLEKALQDNASLFMKIGREDKLNTENRAVVDNYQIELTQQIGSVCNIVSTSLSQQNEHLQCVENICHSFLDKHEKAIMDMKKKLSSSRTLYISHIEALQNVVRLHKASSNATLEDISSLASSSAKSIEEFLTTEAGEASAILDNLQSTLSTQSKEMALFARELRQRFHVTIDQTKGISEYIEEFLSKLTDESKKLGNHAAEAEEIQMKSIAEFQKVYEEQSRTDTEKLIADMTNLVSCHIRRQKELVDARLIGLQETASANKTFLDGYISSMDGMATDAKRKWQVFATQTDSETRDSADFSAAKHCRMEDLLQQCVGTTESALKQWNKTRESLTEMGTKHVSDVVSAVRGACDSNEQHDAEFTSERSAAEQDMMTNIEDTLQHVDSISKQERGSISGILDAVKTHTETMEAFRTDHSCQVSAIEEKAKETFRQQYGDYEPTGSTPIRCEPDVPSKSTIESLRAMPMEALVEEFRENNSCELLSNGKEKPSLIPRAPLLERN, via the exons ATGTCTGGTCGTCACGAGAAGGAGAAGGGCGTCAATGTTCAAGTCCTTCTTCGTTGCAg GCCTTTTAGTGAGGAAGAGTTGCGAAGTAATGCACCGCAGGTTGTTACTTGTAATGATTATTCTAGGGAGGTGACTGTGTCTCAGAATATTGCTGGAAAGCATTTTGATAGAGTTTTCACTTTCGATAAG GTTTTCGGTCCTTCAGCTAAGCAGAGAGACCTTTATGACCAAGCTGTAGTGCCCATAGTTAATGAAGTATTGGAAGGCTTTAATTGTACAATTTTTGCTTATGGACAAACTGGTACAGGGAAAACGTACACAATGGAAGGGGAATGCAAACGATCAAAG AGTGGTCCAAATGGAGAGTTGCCTCCGGAAGCAGGAGTTATACCCAGAACCGTGCAGCAGATTTTTGACACCCTAGAGGGTCAGAATGCTGAGTACAGCGTGAAGGTGACTTTCTTGGAGCTCTACAATGAGGAAATTACGGACTTACTAGCTCCAGAGGAGATTACGAAAGTTGCTTTGGAGGAGAAGCAGAAAAAGCAATTGCCCTTAATGGAAGACGGCAAAGGGGGTGTTCTTGTGAGAGGTCTGGAGGAGGAAATTGTTACTAGTGCCAGTGAGATTTTTAGCTTACTCGAAAGAGGATCAGCTAAGCGTCGCACTGCAGAGACATTGTTAAATAAGCAATCAAG TCGGTCACATTCTCTCTTTTCCATAACAATACACATTAAGGAAGCAACACCAGAAGGTGAAGAACTGATCAAATGTGGGAAGCTAAATTTGGTTGATCTGGCTGGATCAGAAAACATATCTCGTTCTGGCGCCCGAGAG GGTCGTGCACGAGAAGCTGGGGAGATCAATAAAAGTTTACTGACGCTGGGGCGTGTGATAAATGCACTTGTCGAACATCTTGGGCACATCCCATATAG GGATAGCAAGCTTACACGGTTACTCCGCGATTCACTTGGGGGAAGAACCAAAACATGCATCATTGCCACAGTTTCCCCTGCTGTTCACTGTCTCGAGGAAACCCTGAGTACACTAGATTATGCACACAGGGccaaaaatattaagaataaGCCAGAG GTCAAtcaaaaaatgatgaaatctACCTTGATCAAGGATCTCTATGGTGAAATTGACCGTTTGAAGGCAG AGGTTTATGCTGCTCGTGAAAAGAATGGTGTCTATATTCCAAAGGAACGATACCAACAAGAGGAGAGTGAAAGAAAG gCAATGGCAGATCAAATTGAGCAAATGGGAGTAACAATTGAAACCTATCAGAAG CAACTAGAAGAATTACAAGAGAAATACAATATTCAATCAGTACACTGCTCTGATTTGAGCAAGAAACTTGATTCTACAGAG AAAACTCTATGTCAAACTCAAAAATTGCTATCAAGCACCGAGGAAGAGTTGAAGAAATGTCAGTATTTCCTGAAGGAAAAGGATTTCGTTATTTCTGAACAAAGAAAAGCAG AAAACGCTCTGGCTCATCAAGCCTGTGTTCTGCGGTCGGATCTGGAAAAAGCTCTTCAGGATAACGCTtcattatttatgaaaatcg gtAGAGAAGATAAACTGAATACGGAAAATCGAGCAGTGGTGGATAATTATCAGATAGAGCTTACGCAACAAATTGGCTCTGTTTGCAATATTGTCTCAACGTCCTTGTCTCAACAGAATGAGCATCTTCAATGTGTTGAAAACATATGCCATTCGTTTTTAGACAAACATGAAAAG GCAATAATGgacatgaagaaaaaattatcatcatcgagaacattatatatatctcataTTGAGGCTTTGCAAAATGTTGTTCGTTTGCACAAAGCCAGCTCAAATGCCACTTTGGAAGATATTTCCTCTTTGGCATCTTCTAGTGCAAAATCCATTGAAGAA TTTCTGACAACAGAGGCTGGTGAAGCATCTGCAATACTCGACAATCTTCAAAGTACTCTTTCAACTCAATCGAAAGAAATGGCTCTTTTTGCAAGGGAATTGAGACAG AGATTTCATGTCACTATTGATCAAACGAAGGGTATTTCGGAATATATTGAAGAATTCCTCTCTAAGTTGACTGATGAATCAAAGAAATTGGGAAATCATGCAGCAGAGGCTGAAGAGATCCAGATGAAAAGCATTGCagaatttcaaaaagtttacGAG GAGCAATCAAGAACTGATACGGAGAAGCTCATAGCTGATATGACCAATTTGGTATCTTGTCACATCCGTCGCCAAAAGGAACTG GTCGATGCAAGGCTCATTGGTCTTCAAGAAACTGCCAGTGCAAACAAGACGTTTTTGGATGGATATATTTCCTCCATGGATGGTATGGCTACAGATGCAAAGCGCAAATGGCAGGTGTTTGCAACGCAGACCGATAGTGAGACAAGAGACAGTGCTGACTTCTCCGCTGCTAAACATTGTCGGATGGAGGATCTTCTGCAGCAATG CGTCGGTACTACTGAATCGGCTCTCAAACAGTGGAACAAAACACGAGAGTCTTTGACTGAGATGGGTACTAAGCATGTCTCTGATGTGGTGTCTGCTGTGAG AGGTGCTTGTGATAGTAATGAGCAACATGATGCCGAGTTTACTTCTGAGCGTTCTGCAGCGGAACAAGACATGATGACGAACATTGAAGATACTCTTCAACATGTTGATA GCATTTCTAAACAAGAACGTGGTTCTATCTCTGGTATATTAGATGCTGTCAAAACTCATACAGAAACAATGGAAGCTTTCCGAACTGATCACTCTTGCCAAGTTTCTGCcattgaagaaaaagcaaaagaaacaTTTCGGCAGCAATATGGG GACTATGAGCCAACCGGCAGCACCCCAATCCGATGTGAACCCGACGTCCCGAGCAAGAGTACTATCGAGTCACTGCGTGCCATGCCAATGGAAGCCCTTGTCGAGGAATTCAGGGAAAACAATTCATGTGAATTATTGAGTAATGGCAAAGAGAAACCATCACTTATACCGAGAGCGCCGCTTTTGGAGCGCaactaa
- the LOC101208420 gene encoding pentatricopeptide repeat-containing protein At4g21065, with protein MLKSKCHHIFINYGKLRFSSASLSWQFDVNCNSNEPTPCSQESECSHVLHYDTKRFRSSLLSCRNLFQVRQVHAQIATNGAFRNLAVANKLLYMYVERGALEDAQELFDGMSKRHPYSWSVIVGGYAKVGNFFSCFWMFRELLRSGAPLDDYSAPVVIRACRDLKDLKCGRLIHCITLKCGLDYGHFVCATLVDMYARCKVVEDAHQIFVKMWKRDLATWTVMIGALAESGVPVESLVFFDRMRNQGIVPDKVALVTVVYACAKLGAMNKAKAIHAYINGTGYSLDVILGTAMIDMYAKCGSVESARWIFDRMQVRNVITWSAMIAAYGYHGQGEKALELFPMMLRSGILPNRITFVSLLYACSHAGLIEEGQRFFSSMWDEYGVTPDVKHYTCMVDLLGRAGRLDEALEMIEGMPVEKDEVLWGALLGACRIHRHLDLAERVARSLLKLQSQKPGHYVLLSNIYANAGKWEDMAKTRDLMTKGGLRKIPGRTWIEVGEKLYQFGVGDKTHPRSNEIYKMLKRLGEKLEVAGYHPDTNDVLYDVDEEVKQGLLYSHSEKLAIAFGLLVLPQGHPIRITKNLRVCGDCHTFCKFVSLIEQKTIIVRDAKRFHHFKEGVCSCRDYW; from the coding sequence ATGCTCAAATCTAAATGCCACCACATCTTCATCAACTACGGAAAGCTTCGATTTTCCTCGGCTTCTCTTTCCTGGCAATTTGACGTGAATTGCAACTCCAATGAACCAACCCCATGTTCCCAAGAATCTGAATGTTCTCACGTTCTCCATTATGACACAAAACGCTTTAGAAGTTCTTTGTTGAGTTGCAGAAATCTCTTTCAAGTTAGGCAGGTTCATGCTCAGATTGCTACCAATGGCGCATTCAGAAACCTCGCCGTTGCCAATAAACTTCTTTACATGTATGTCGAACGTGGTGCCTTGGAGGATGCTCAGGAACTGTTCGACGGAATGTCTAAGAGGCACCCATATAGCTGGAGTGTAATAGTTGGTGGGTATGCCAAAGTTGggaatttcttttcttgtttttggatGTTTAGGGAGCTTCTTCGTTCTGGGGCGCCGTTAGATGATTATAGTGCGCCAGTTGTTATAAGGGCTTGCAGGGATTTGAAGGACCTGAAATGTGGTAGGCTTATTCACTGTATCACTTTGAAATGTGGGTTAGATTATGGTCACTTTGTTTGTGCGACCCTTGTTGATATGTATGCTAGATGTAAAGTGGTCGAGGATGCTCaccaaatttttgttaaaatgtgGAAGAGAGACCTTGCGACATGGACGGTGATGATTGGCGCCTTGGCCGAATCTGGAGTTCCTGTTGAGtcattggttttctttgataGAATGAGGAATCAAGGTATTGTCCCTGACAAGGTGGCCTTGGTAACTGTTGTTTATGCTTGTGCAAAGTTGGGGGCCATGAATAAGGCGAAGGCAATTCATGCCTACATTAATGGAACCGGATATTCTTTGGATGTAATTTTAGGAACAGCAATGATCGATATGTATGCGAAATGTGGGAGTGTTGAATCTGCGAGGTGGATTTTTGATCGGATGCAAGTGAGGAACGTGATTACATGGAGTGCCATGATTGCAGCCTATGGATATCATGGACAAGGTGAGAAAGCGCTTGAGTTATTCCCAATGATGTTACGCAGCGGAATATTGCCAAATAGGATCACCTTTGTCTCGTTGTTGTATGCTTGTAGTCATGCCGGTCTTATTGAAGAGGGCCAGAGATTTTTTTCCTCAATGTGGGACGAGTATGGTGTAACACCGGATGTTAAACACTATACGTGTATGGTTGATCTCTTGGGTCGAGCAGGGAGGTTGGATGAGGCCTTAGAAATGATAGAAGGCATGCCAGTTGAGAAAGATGAGGTACTATGGGGAGCATTGCTGGGGGCATGTCGGATTCACCGACATTTAGATTTGGCCGAGAGGGTGGCGAGGTCTCTTCTTAAGCTACAGTCACAGAAGCCAGGGCATTACGTTTTGCTTTCGAACATATATGCAAATGCTGGCAAGTGGGAGGATATGGCAAAAACAAGAGATCTGATGACTAAGGGTGGACTAAGGAAGATTCCTGGAAGGACATGGATTGAGGTGGGCGAAAAACTCTATCAATTCGGTGTTGGAGATAAAACACATCCCAGGTCAAATGAGATCTACAAGATGCTGAAACGATTAGGTGAGAAGCTCGAGGTAGCTGGCTATCACCCCGACACAAATGATGTGCTGTATGATGTTGATGAGGAAGTAAAGCAAGGACTTCTTTATTCACACAGTGAGAAGTTGGCAATTGCATTTGGGTTATTAGTCTTACCTCAAGGCCATCCTATAAGGATTACAAAGAATCTTAGAGTTTGCGGTGACTGCCATACATTTTGCAAGTTTGTATCATTGATTGAACagaaaacaataatagtaCGCGATGCCAAACGTTTTCACCACTTCAAGGAAGGGGTTTGCTCATGCAGAGACTATTGGTAA